The following proteins are co-located in the Chlorogloeopsis sp. ULAP01 genome:
- the smc gene encoding chromosome segregation protein SMC, with protein sequence MVHIKRVELTNFKSFGGTTSVPLLPGFTVVSGPNGSGKSNILDSLLFCLGLASSKGMRADRLPDLVNTTQTSKSRATVEASVTVTFDLSDHEPDELLDSEPIVSTVEIDTPEVETEEEQQQTEDEKNRREKIRATPGNDWCVTRKLRVTPQGTYTSNYSINGVSCTLSELHGELERLRVYPEGYNVVLQGDVTSIISMNQRERREIIDELAGVAAFDRKINQAKETLEEVKEKEDSCRIIETELTAQCDRLSQDKTKAEKYQKLRTEFLEKQKWEAVLSWRTLQNQQENLATQIQAGDRTSTELTEQLTSLNTEITQKTAELDQLNARVKALGEDELLAVQSALANQEAERKQLQRQQSELETTSQETVKRLAQTQQEIQQYQQTIEQLAQQQQQQTQNVASYQQQRDQAQQVLESSRQAAAEIASASEAWVQQQTALNRQIEALLQTLEPQRTEQAQLRERDRQLQEQIQEQTRLIQTLEPQLAQKQAECTRLETEFNAATEPIQNLAQDLAATEQELQIQQDTQKRLLQEQREKQRQLDKLEAQAQAQQEVQGTGASKVILQAGISGICGLVVQLGRVEPRYQLALEIAAGARLGHIVVEDDSIAAAGIELLKQKRAGRATFLPLNKIHAPKINQDFTLRYAKGFVDYAVNLVDCDRRYKDVFNYVFGNTVVFANLEQARSNLGLYRIVTLDGELLETSGAMTGGSITQRSALRFGSVEAAESEEVGALKKRLIDIERVLERCTEAIASLSTRAKELSQEVTEARGKRREQQLLLEQLQKEVKTLTSQLETTGSQLAQNSEKFATAQSRLEVLDRELPTQEQQLQQLRHTLAELEASQTPQEWQQIQATIKTQEQQLQQQEQALREAEQHLKNLENQQQRLQEKIQEAEQRIAEYQTQQTSCRDTIARVCGEINKIDEQIIQTRAALAQMEQNLGEEKQKRDRTEAELRSNLLRQQQLEWELQKLQETQLTRREELANVQAQLQTVAADLPSPLPEVPDKVDLEELQKELRSLSKRLQAMEPVNMLALEQYERTQKRLEELSQKLQTLEAERTELLLRIENFTTLRQRAFQEAFDAVNENFKSIFATLSEGDGYLQLDNPEDPFNSGLNLVAHPKGKPVQRLASMSGGEKSLTALSFIFALQRYRPSPFYAFDEVDMFLDGANVERLAKMIKQQAQQAQFIVVSLRRPMIESAERTIGVTQARGAFTQVLGIKLQSSNTSA encoded by the coding sequence ATGGTACATATAAAGCGCGTTGAACTCACAAATTTCAAATCCTTCGGCGGTACAACCTCTGTGCCACTACTGCCGGGGTTTACTGTCGTCTCTGGGCCAAATGGTTCGGGCAAATCGAATATTCTAGACTCGTTACTATTTTGTTTGGGGCTTGCTAGCTCTAAGGGAATGCGAGCCGATCGCTTACCTGACTTGGTTAACACTACTCAAACTAGTAAATCCCGCGCCACTGTTGAAGCTAGTGTGACGGTGACGTTTGATTTATCAGATCATGAGCCAGATGAACTTTTAGACAGCGAACCGATTGTCTCTACTGTAGAGATTGATACCCCTGAAGTAGAAACAGAAGAAGAACAGCAACAGACGGAAGACGAAAAAAATCGCCGCGAGAAAATCCGCGCTACACCTGGTAATGACTGGTGTGTTACTAGAAAGCTGCGAGTGACTCCCCAAGGTACTTACACATCAAATTATTCTATTAACGGTGTTTCTTGTACGCTAAGTGAGTTACATGGAGAACTAGAGCGTCTGCGTGTTTACCCTGAAGGATACAACGTTGTTCTCCAAGGGGACGTCACCAGCATTATTTCCATGAATCAGCGCGAGAGGCGAGAAATTATTGATGAATTGGCAGGAGTAGCAGCATTTGACCGTAAAATTAACCAAGCGAAAGAAACTTTAGAAGAAGTTAAAGAAAAAGAAGATAGCTGCCGAATTATTGAGACAGAATTAACCGCCCAGTGCGATCGCCTCTCTCAAGACAAAACTAAAGCCGAAAAATACCAAAAACTCCGCACTGAATTTCTGGAAAAACAAAAGTGGGAAGCTGTTTTGTCGTGGCGTACCCTGCAAAATCAACAAGAAAATTTAGCTACCCAAATTCAAGCAGGCGATCGCACTTCCACAGAACTTACAGAACAACTCACATCCCTAAATACAGAAATTACTCAAAAAACTGCTGAACTAGATCAACTTAATGCCCGTGTCAAAGCATTGGGAGAAGATGAACTTTTAGCGGTACAATCTGCTCTTGCGAATCAAGAAGCAGAACGCAAACAACTCCAGCGTCAGCAATCGGAACTAGAAACTACTTCTCAAGAAACAGTCAAGCGTCTGGCTCAAACTCAGCAAGAAATCCAACAGTATCAGCAAACTATAGAACAACTGGCACAACAACAACAGCAGCAGACGCAAAATGTCGCTTCTTACCAACAACAACGGGATCAAGCCCAACAAGTCTTAGAAAGTTCTCGCCAAGCAGCTGCGGAAATTGCTTCTGCTTCCGAGGCTTGGGTACAACAACAAACTGCACTCAACCGCCAAATCGAAGCTTTACTACAAACACTCGAACCCCAGCGCACAGAACAAGCCCAACTACGGGAACGCGATCGCCAACTACAGGAGCAAATTCAAGAACAAACTCGACTCATACAAACTTTAGAACCGCAATTAGCCCAAAAACAAGCTGAGTGTACTCGCTTAGAAACGGAATTTAATGCTGCCACTGAACCTATCCAGAATTTAGCGCAAGATTTAGCTGCTACAGAACAAGAATTGCAAATCCAACAAGATACTCAAAAACGCTTGTTGCAAGAACAGCGAGAGAAACAACGCCAGTTGGATAAATTAGAAGCGCAAGCCCAAGCACAGCAAGAAGTGCAAGGAACTGGTGCCAGCAAAGTCATCCTGCAAGCGGGAATATCTGGTATTTGTGGGTTAGTTGTTCAGTTGGGAAGGGTGGAACCCCGCTATCAATTGGCGTTGGAAATTGCTGCTGGTGCGCGGTTGGGGCATATTGTTGTGGAAGATGATTCAATTGCCGCTGCCGGAATTGAACTGCTTAAACAAAAACGGGCGGGGAGAGCGACTTTTTTACCGTTAAATAAGATTCATGCCCCGAAAATTAATCAAGATTTTACGCTGCGTTATGCTAAGGGTTTCGTAGATTATGCTGTTAACTTAGTTGATTGCGATCGCCGCTATAAAGACGTGTTCAATTACGTTTTTGGTAACACAGTCGTATTTGCCAATCTGGAACAAGCACGTAGCAATCTGGGCTTATATCGGATTGTGACTTTGGATGGAGAATTGCTAGAAACTAGCGGCGCCATGACTGGTGGTAGCATTACCCAGCGTTCGGCGTTGCGATTTGGCAGTGTGGAAGCGGCGGAATCTGAAGAAGTAGGGGCGCTGAAAAAGCGGTTGATAGATATTGAGAGAGTTTTAGAGCGTTGTACCGAGGCGATCGCATCTCTTTCGACTAGAGCAAAAGAATTATCGCAAGAGGTGACAGAAGCACGAGGCAAACGACGGGAACAGCAATTGCTGCTGGAACAGTTGCAAAAAGAAGTTAAAACTTTGACATCTCAATTAGAAACAACGGGATCACAACTTGCTCAAAACAGCGAGAAATTTGCCACTGCCCAATCTCGCCTCGAAGTTTTAGACCGGGAATTACCGACTCAAGAGCAGCAATTGCAACAATTACGCCACACCTTGGCAGAATTGGAAGCTTCCCAAACTCCCCAAGAATGGCAACAAATCCAAGCGACAATTAAAACTCAAGAGCAACAATTGCAACAGCAAGAGCAAGCTTTACGAGAGGCAGAACAACACCTCAAAAACCTGGAAAATCAACAACAAAGATTGCAAGAGAAAATTCAAGAAGCCGAACAGCGAATCGCAGAATATCAAACGCAGCAAACATCTTGTAGAGACACGATTGCTCGCGTCTGTGGTGAAATAAATAAAATTGACGAGCAAATTATCCAAACCCGCGCTGCCTTGGCGCAGATGGAACAGAATTTGGGAGAAGAAAAACAAAAACGCGATCGCACAGAAGCTGAATTACGCTCCAACTTGCTGCGTCAGCAACAATTAGAGTGGGAACTGCAAAAACTACAAGAAACTCAGCTAACAAGACGAGAAGAACTAGCCAACGTGCAAGCACAATTGCAAACAGTCGCGGCAGACTTGCCATCTCCCTTGCCAGAGGTGCCAGATAAAGTAGATTTAGAAGAATTGCAAAAAGAATTGCGATCGCTTTCCAAACGCTTGCAAGCGATGGAACCAGTTAATATGCTGGCGTTAGAACAATATGAACGCACCCAAAAACGGTTAGAAGAACTCAGTCAAAAATTACAGACACTAGAAGCAGAAAGAACAGAATTATTGTTGCGAATTGAGAATTTTACGACTTTACGACAACGCGCTTTTCAAGAAGCTTTTGACGCTGTAAATGAAAACTTTAAATCAATTTTTGCAACTCTTTCTGAAGGTGACGGTTATTTACAACTCGACAATCCAGAAGATCCGTTTAATAGCGGACTTAACTTAGTTGCACACCCTAAAGGCAAACCAGTACAACGCCTGGCTTCCATGTCTGGAGGAGAAAAATCTTTAACAGCTTTAAGCTTTATTTTTGCCCTGCAAAGATATCGTCCATCACCATTTTATGCGTTTGACGAAGTAGATATGTTTCTGGATGGGGCAAATGTGGAACGATTAGCTAAAATGATTAAACAACAGGCGCAACAAGCACAATTTATAGTTGTGAGTTTGCGCCGCCCGATGATAGAATCAGCCGAACGCACAATTGGCGTTACTCAAGCGAGAGGAGCTTTTACTCAAGTTTTGGGTATCAAGTTACAATCCTCCAATACATCTGCTTGA
- a CDS encoding pentapeptide repeat-containing protein has protein sequence MTNLEHLALLKAGAVTWIDWRRQNPLIKPDLSAANLSGDNLRGANLQGANLSKVDLEHALLVRANLSGADLSSANLHGAILIEADLSAANLSVAKLSSATLTQANLTHANLIGSDLSEANLKGAWLADTNLIGTELKGANFKEADLGAAKLIRANLCFANLIAANLIAADLGEANLYEAELIGAYLYKTNLYKANLNKAHLSGAYLVRANLSEADLSKADLRWTNLKGANLAGANLTGANLIGANLTGANLSGVNFDEIIMPE, from the coding sequence ATGACAAATCTTGAGCATCTGGCTTTACTCAAAGCAGGTGCAGTCACCTGGATTGACTGGAGAAGGCAAAATCCCCTAATTAAACCAGACTTAAGTGCTGCTAACCTATCTGGAGATAACCTCAGAGGTGCCAACCTCCAGGGGGCAAACTTGAGCAAAGTGGATTTAGAGCATGCTTTACTAGTGCGAGCCAACCTCAGTGGAGCCGATCTCAGTAGTGCGAACCTCCACGGAGCAATTTTGATTGAAGCTGACTTGAGTGCGGCTAACTTGAGCGTTGCTAAATTGAGCAGTGCTACACTTACACAAGCAAATCTGACTCATGCCAATCTAATTGGTTCTGATTTGAGTGAGGCAAATCTCAAAGGCGCTTGGCTCGCTGATACTAACTTAATTGGAACTGAGTTGAAGGGCGCTAACTTCAAAGAAGCCGATTTGGGTGCAGCAAAGCTAATCCGGGCTAATCTCTGTTTTGCCAACTTAATTGCAGCTAACTTAATTGCAGCAGATCTGGGTGAGGCAAATCTGTATGAGGCGGAATTGATCGGGGCGTACCTTTACAAAACTAACTTGTACAAAGCTAATCTCAACAAGGCTCACCTGAGTGGTGCGTACTTGGTGCGGGCTAATTTAAGTGAAGCAGATTTGAGCAAAGCTGACTTGCGATGGACTAATCTCAAAGGAGCAAACTTGGCAGGAGCAAATCTCACAGGAGCAAACCTCATAGGAGCAAATCTTACAGGGGCTAACTTGAGTGGCGTGAATTTTGACGAGATTATTATGCCTGAGTGA
- a CDS encoding TRAP transporter substrate-binding protein: protein MKRRQVIQNTAIATVTTATLASCSRPGKSPGVTTGLPNVRWRMATSWPKSLGTFIGAETVSQRVKEMTNGRFRITPFAAGELVPGLQVLDAVQGGTVECGHTSSYYYIGKSLALAFATSVPFGLNVQQQNAWLYHGGGLEAIQKIYTSFNVINFPAGSTGAQMGGWFKREIKSVADLKGLKMRIPGLGGQVMSRLGVNVQVLPGGEIFLALDRGAIDAAEWVGPYDDEKLGLNKAAQFYYYPGWWEPGPTLDVLVNLNAWNRLPKEYQEVLKAATYEANVNMLTQYDALNGQVLSKLVAGGTKLVPYSQDILQAAEKISFEIFAENASKDANFKQVYEQWKGFREQIYNWNRVNELSFANFVTSSQR from the coding sequence ATGAAACGTAGACAAGTTATTCAAAATACTGCGATCGCTACAGTCACTACTGCTACCCTAGCATCTTGTAGCAGACCTGGTAAATCTCCTGGTGTGACAACTGGGCTGCCAAATGTCCGGTGGCGGATGGCGACAAGTTGGCCGAAATCTCTAGGTACTTTTATTGGTGCGGAAACTGTATCCCAACGGGTAAAGGAAATGACTAATGGACGTTTCCGAATTACACCCTTTGCTGCGGGCGAATTAGTGCCGGGATTGCAAGTATTAGATGCCGTGCAAGGGGGAACAGTGGAATGCGGACACACATCCAGCTATTATTACATCGGTAAAAGTCTGGCATTAGCTTTTGCTACATCCGTACCCTTCGGTTTAAATGTCCAACAGCAAAATGCGTGGCTTTATCACGGTGGTGGCTTAGAAGCTATACAGAAAATTTATACCAGCTTTAATGTCATTAACTTTCCTGCGGGTAGTACTGGGGCGCAGATGGGGGGATGGTTTAAAAGAGAAATTAAGTCTGTTGCGGATCTCAAGGGATTAAAAATGCGGATTCCTGGATTGGGAGGACAAGTTATGTCTCGCTTGGGAGTGAATGTGCAAGTTTTACCAGGGGGCGAAATTTTCTTGGCATTGGATCGGGGTGCTATTGATGCGGCTGAGTGGGTTGGCCCTTATGATGATGAAAAGCTGGGTTTGAATAAAGCTGCGCAGTTCTATTATTATCCCGGTTGGTGGGAACCCGGCCCCACCTTAGATGTATTAGTTAATTTGAATGCCTGGAACCGCTTACCCAAAGAATATCAAGAAGTATTGAAAGCGGCAACTTATGAAGCTAACGTCAATATGCTCACTCAGTACGATGCCTTGAATGGGCAGGTACTTTCAAAGTTGGTTGCTGGTGGTACAAAGTTAGTTCCCTACAGCCAAGATATTCTGCAAGCGGCTGAGAAAATCTCTTTTGAGATATTTGCAGAAAATGCCAGTAAAGATGCGAATTTTAAACAAGTTTACGAACAGTGGAAAGGTTTTAGAGAGCAGATTTATAACTGGAATCGAGTCAATGAATTGAGCTTTGCTAATTTTGTGACATCTAGTCAAAGATAA
- a CDS encoding MerC domain-containing protein → MHSGRMQMLMDRTAIALSTACAIHCLFLPVFIVLLPALATTSLGNESFHRFLLWFVFPISALALTQGCRRHKDRIVLAFGILGLGLLMATAIVGHEVVGEEGERLATVSGAMLWHLGIFVTIGYAARISADSNKNHS, encoded by the coding sequence GTGCATAGCGGAAGAATGCAGATGTTGATGGATAGGACTGCGATCGCACTTTCTACCGCCTGCGCAATCCATTGTTTATTCCTACCTGTTTTCATCGTTTTGCTTCCCGCACTAGCTACGACTTCTCTTGGTAACGAAAGCTTTCACCGTTTTCTGCTCTGGTTTGTCTTTCCCATCAGTGCATTGGCTCTGACGCAGGGGTGCCGTCGTCACAAAGATAGAATAGTACTCGCCTTTGGCATCTTGGGCTTGGGGCTTTTAATGGCAACCGCAATTGTTGGGCATGAAGTCGTAGGTGAAGAAGGTGAACGCTTGGCTACAGTTTCAGGAGCAATGCTTTGGCATTTGGGCATATTCGTAACTATAGGCTATGCCGCAAGAATAAGTGCAGATTCTAACAAAAACCACAGCTGA
- a CDS encoding NAD(P)H-quinone oxidoreductase subunit 4 has product MIAEQFPWLTAIVLLPLVASLLIPVLPDKNGKRVRWYALGVGIADFVLMCYAFWKHYDPSSASFQLVENYAWLPQLGLNWALSVDGLSVPLVLLAGFVTTLSMFSAWQVDRRPRLFYFLMLVLYAAQIGVFVAKDLLLFFIMWEVELIPVYLLVCIWGGQKRRYAATKFLLYTAAASIFILVAALAMALYGGGTMTFDIVSLGMKEYPLALELLLYAGLLIAFGVKLAVFPMHTWLPDAHGEASAPVSMILAGVLLKMGGYGLIRLNLELLSDAHIYFAPVLAILGIVNIIYGALNSFAQSNMKRRLAYSSISHMGFVLLGIASFTDLGINGAMLQMISHGLIASVLFFLAGVTYDRTHTMAMESMGGIGQAMPKVFALFTIGSMASLALPGMSGFAGELSVFLGVTTSDIYSSTFCTVTVFLAAVGVILTPIYLLSMLRQVFYGTGAELKCSLTDVGLQNQEAEEAVCFGTDCVLPNEAIYRDASPREVFIAACFLVIIIGIGLYPKMAMQMYDVKTVAVNAQVRQSYTIISQEHPGVYAHGVLIPEIAKAEVTPVLANLK; this is encoded by the coding sequence ATGATAGCGGAGCAATTCCCCTGGCTTACCGCGATTGTCCTACTTCCATTAGTTGCTTCACTGCTCATCCCTGTGCTGCCTGATAAAAATGGTAAGCGCGTGCGGTGGTATGCCTTGGGTGTAGGTATCGCAGACTTTGTCTTGATGTGCTATGCCTTTTGGAAGCATTACGATCCGAGCAGTGCTAGTTTTCAACTCGTGGAAAATTATGCCTGGCTACCTCAGTTAGGTCTAAACTGGGCATTATCAGTCGATGGGCTGTCAGTTCCGCTTGTGCTCCTAGCAGGATTTGTGACGACACTCTCGATGTTTTCGGCATGGCAAGTTGATCGTAGACCTCGCCTATTTTACTTTCTGATGCTCGTGCTTTATGCCGCACAGATAGGGGTATTCGTTGCCAAAGACTTGCTGCTGTTTTTCATCATGTGGGAAGTCGAACTGATTCCTGTCTACCTACTCGTTTGTATTTGGGGTGGGCAGAAGCGTCGCTATGCGGCAACAAAATTTTTACTATACACAGCAGCGGCTTCTATATTTATTTTAGTAGCGGCACTGGCTATGGCGCTCTACGGTGGCGGCACCATGACCTTTGATATAGTAAGTCTGGGCATGAAGGAGTACCCACTTGCTCTGGAACTGCTGCTTTATGCGGGATTGTTGATTGCATTTGGCGTCAAACTGGCTGTGTTTCCCATGCATACCTGGTTGCCTGATGCCCACGGTGAAGCATCGGCTCCGGTGTCAATGATTTTGGCAGGCGTGCTTCTGAAAATGGGTGGTTACGGATTAATACGCCTAAACCTTGAGCTTCTTAGCGATGCACATATTTACTTCGCACCTGTTTTAGCAATTCTGGGCATTGTTAACATTATCTATGGCGCGTTGAACTCCTTTGCCCAATCAAACATGAAGCGCCGCCTAGCGTATTCATCGATTTCCCACATGGGGTTTGTATTGCTTGGTATAGCGTCGTTTACTGATTTGGGAATCAACGGTGCGATGTTACAGATGATTTCCCACGGCTTAATTGCATCGGTGCTATTCTTCTTAGCAGGGGTAACTTATGACCGCACCCACACGATGGCGATGGAAAGTATGGGTGGTATCGGACAAGCCATGCCCAAAGTATTTGCCCTGTTCACCATTGGTTCAATGGCTTCCTTGGCTCTCCCTGGGATGAGCGGCTTTGCTGGCGAACTCTCGGTTTTTCTTGGTGTGACAACCAGTGATATCTACAGTTCAACCTTCTGCACTGTAACAGTTTTCCTTGCAGCCGTAGGAGTGATCCTCACACCGATTTATTTACTGTCCATGCTGCGACAAGTATTTTATGGCACTGGTGCAGAACTAAAATGCAGCCTTACAGACGTAGGTTTGCAGAATCAGGAGGCTGAAGAAGCGGTTTGTTTTGGCACAGATTGTGTTTTGCCTAATGAGGCAATATATAGAGATGCCAGCCCACGCGAAGTGTTTATCGCTGCCTGCTTCTTGGTAATAATTATCGGTATTGGATTATATCCTAAGATGGCAATGCAGATGTACGATGTCAAGACAGTTGCGGTAAACGCTCAAGTCCGTCAATCATACACCATCATTTCGCAAGAGCATCCTGGTGTCTATGCTCATGGAGTGTTGATTCCTGAAATTGCAAAGGCTGAGGTAACTCCTGTTTTAGCAAATTTGAAGTAA
- a CDS encoding LuxR C-terminal-related transcriptional regulator, whose translation MSESFRALIHKIAIARDELQLRLHYMDAAGELFACQHWSIYLHDSQGQRTTIDIKGLPDSFIDYYQSIGAAIDPIMQYVSENHAPAHEQIIFTEADWKHSQLYQSGCGKKYDHEHIMTGPIVGQGKLIGTVHFARTSGTPAFNTVDLMHLSGLCAHISAQLAFLRTEQEFRRSQKVTCLTPRELQIASLVANGLTNAEIASELWISQNTVKQTLKKIFRKLNVTARAEMVAKLQLIC comes from the coding sequence ATGTCTGAAAGCTTTCGTGCATTAATTCACAAGATAGCGATCGCTCGCGATGAACTCCAACTACGCCTACATTATATGGATGCAGCAGGAGAGTTATTTGCTTGCCAACACTGGAGTATTTATTTGCATGACAGCCAAGGACAACGCACTACCATTGATATTAAAGGCTTACCAGATAGCTTTATCGATTACTACCAAAGTATTGGTGCAGCAATCGATCCGATCATGCAGTATGTGAGCGAAAATCATGCACCTGCTCACGAGCAAATTATTTTTACCGAAGCAGATTGGAAGCACAGCCAACTATATCAAAGTGGTTGTGGTAAAAAATATGACCATGAACATATTATGACAGGGCCGATTGTTGGGCAAGGAAAACTAATTGGTACAGTACATTTTGCCCGAACTAGTGGAACACCAGCCTTTAATACAGTGGATTTAATGCATTTGAGTGGGCTTTGTGCTCATATTTCTGCCCAACTAGCATTTTTGAGAACAGAACAAGAATTCAGGCGATCGCAAAAAGTGACTTGCTTAACTCCACGCGAGTTGCAGATTGCCTCCTTAGTAGCAAATGGTTTAACTAATGCAGAAATCGCATCTGAACTTTGGATTAGTCAAAACACAGTTAAGCAGACATTGAAAAAAATATTTCGGAAGCTCAATGTCACTGCACGAGCAGAGATGGTGGCAAAATTGCAATTGATTTGCTGA
- a CDS encoding DJ-1/PfpI family protein: MNHQHQHTIGLVIYPDMTQLDITGPHQVFSSIPNTRVLLLWKSLEPVVSNGGLTILPTTTFAECPQLDVLCVPGGVFGTVQIMEDEEVLAFLQAHGKTAKYVTAVCTGSLILAAAGLLQGYRAASHWAFREQLELMGVQVSTERVVVDGNRITGGGITAGIDFALTIAGILCGKEIGKFIELMLEYNPSPPFGVGSPEKAGVELVQTVKQVGASLINASDAASKRVASRLSLANS, translated from the coding sequence ATGAATCATCAGCACCAACACACTATTGGTTTAGTAATTTACCCAGATATGACCCAATTAGATATTACAGGGCCACACCAAGTCTTTTCTTCAATTCCTAATACCCGTGTTTTATTATTGTGGAAGTCCCTTGAACCTGTGGTGAGCAATGGCGGTTTAACAATTTTACCCACCACCACTTTTGCTGAATGTCCTCAACTTGATGTGTTATGTGTACCGGGTGGAGTTTTTGGTACCGTCCAAATCATGGAAGATGAAGAAGTATTGGCATTTTTGCAGGCACATGGGAAGACAGCTAAGTATGTTACTGCCGTTTGTACAGGCTCCTTAATTTTGGCAGCAGCCGGATTGTTACAAGGGTATCGAGCAGCTTCTCATTGGGCATTTCGAGAGCAACTAGAGCTAATGGGGGTACAAGTCAGTACAGAAAGAGTAGTTGTAGATGGCAACCGAATTACTGGTGGGGGCATAACAGCAGGAATTGATTTTGCCCTGACAATCGCAGGAATACTTTGTGGTAAGGAGATTGGTAAATTCATTGAATTGATGCTGGAGTATAATCCTTCACCTCCATTCGGGGTAGGCTCACCAGAAAAAGCGGGTGTTGAACTGGTACAAACTGTAAAACAAGTTGGAGCCTCATTGATAAACGCATCCGATGCAGCCAGTAAACGAGTGGCTTCTAGGTTATCTTTGGCGAACTCTTAG
- a CDS encoding TRAP transporter large permease subunit has product MTFDYEWLGPTMFVGALVLLSLGYPVAFSLGGVAILFAAIGIALDVFDPLFLTAMPQRIFGIMANYTLLAIPYFIFMGAMLEKSGIAERLLETMGILLGRLRGGLALAVVLVGALLAATTGVVAATVVAMGLISLPIMLRYGYNKQLATGVIAASGTLGQIIPPSVVLVVLGDQLGVSVGDLFIGSVIPGLMMASAYAIHVLVVAFLKPEVAPALPAQVRDIGGKALGGRVIQVMLPPLVLILLVLGSIFFGFATPTEAGAVGCAGAIALAAVYRQLTLESLRQVCDSTLRITSMVVFILLGSTAFSLVFRGLNGDQFMFDVLANLPGGTIGFLIVSMAVVFILGFFIDFFEIAFIVVPLFVPVAQKLGIDLVWFGVVLGANLQTSFLTPPFGFALFYLRGVVPKEVTTTDIYRGAVPFVLLQLLVLVLIIAFPGIVGLLPSLAR; this is encoded by the coding sequence ATGACATTTGATTATGAATGGCTTGGCCCTACAATGTTTGTGGGTGCTTTAGTACTCCTGTCATTAGGTTATCCAGTCGCCTTTTCGCTAGGTGGAGTGGCGATTTTATTTGCTGCCATTGGTATTGCACTAGATGTATTCGATCCCCTATTTCTCACTGCCATGCCCCAACGCATTTTTGGCATCATGGCAAACTACACCCTACTTGCTATCCCTTACTTTATCTTTATGGGTGCAATGCTCGAAAAGTCTGGGATTGCAGAACGCTTATTAGAAACGATGGGGATTTTGTTAGGGCGCTTGCGTGGTGGGCTGGCGCTCGCTGTAGTATTGGTAGGGGCGCTTTTGGCAGCGACTACGGGTGTAGTAGCGGCAACAGTGGTAGCGATGGGTTTGATTTCTCTGCCAATTATGTTGCGCTATGGTTACAACAAACAATTAGCCACTGGCGTCATTGCCGCATCAGGAACATTGGGACAAATTATTCCACCGAGTGTGGTGTTGGTGGTACTGGGGGATCAGTTGGGTGTATCGGTAGGCGATTTGTTTATCGGTTCGGTGATTCCCGGTTTGATGATGGCGAGTGCCTATGCAATTCATGTCTTAGTTGTAGCGTTTTTGAAGCCAGAGGTAGCACCTGCTTTACCTGCGCAAGTGCGAGATATTGGTGGTAAAGCCTTAGGAGGGCGAGTAATTCAGGTAATGCTGCCACCTTTAGTATTGATTTTGCTGGTGTTGGGTAGTATCTTTTTTGGTTTTGCGACGCCAACAGAAGCAGGTGCGGTGGGTTGTGCAGGAGCGATCGCATTAGCTGCTGTTTACCGTCAACTAACTTTAGAATCGTTGCGTCAAGTTTGCGATTCTACCCTGCGTATTACCAGCATGGTGGTTTTTATCTTGCTTGGTTCCACAGCCTTCAGTTTAGTCTTTCGGGGATTAAATGGCGATCAATTTATGTTCGATGTGCTTGCCAATCTTCCTGGCGGCACAATCGGCTTTTTGATTGTCAGCATGGCAGTAGTATTTATTCTTGGCTTTTTTATCGACTTTTTTGAGATTGCCTTCATTGTTGTGCCTTTATTTGTGCCAGTTGCCCAAAAGTTAGGCATCGACTTGGTTTGGTTTGGTGTAGTTTTGGGAGCAAATCTGCAAACTTCTTTCCTCACACCTCCCTTTGGTTTTGCTTTGTTCTATTTGCGGGGTGTCGTACCTAAAGAAGTTACTACAACTGATATTTATCGCGGTGCCGTACCGTTTGTTCTGCTTCAGTTATTGGTGCTAGTGCTAATTATTGCTTTTCCGGGGATTGTTGGTTTGTTGCCTTCTTTGGCACGCTAA